One window of Myxocyprinus asiaticus isolate MX2 ecotype Aquarium Trade chromosome 4, UBuf_Myxa_2, whole genome shotgun sequence genomic DNA carries:
- the rad51d gene encoding DNA repair protein RAD51 homolog 4 isoform X3: MVVLREGICPGLNEDFIRALQAEDIRTVEDFVSSNPEELAQKCSLSYKALVAVRRVLLAQYTAFPVSGADLYEELLSSTAILSTGSPRFQPVHKSVFDINLIIRYFVFRLCAILCCLVFSLDKLLDSGLYTGEITELTGSPGSGKTQVCLSVAVNISHQLKQSVIYIDTNGGICANRLLQMLQTKTSNMEEQMEALQKIKVFRVFDVFSLLSCLQNLRSNGLQKASIGGGSVKALMVDSVSAVLSSMLGGKQNEGDKPRDQRWKWTIESWTWTVMELCSTHTCTPAESGEPRSFVH, translated from the exons ATGGTGGTCTTGAGAGAAGGTATCTGCCCTGGATTGAATGAAGACTTCATCAGAGCTTTACAGGCAGAAGACATCAGGACAG TTGAAGACTTTGTCTCATCTAACCCAGAAGAACTTGCACAAAAGTGTTCATTGTCTTATaag GCTCTAGTAGCTGTTCGGCGTGTGCTCTTGGCTCAGTACACTGCTTTTCCTGTCTCTGGAGCTGATCTCTATGAAGAGCTGTTGAGCTCCACTGCAATTCTGTCCACCGGCAGTCCCAGGTTTCAACCAGTGCACAAATCTGTATTCGATATAAACCTAATAATAAGGTATTTTGTATTCAGGCTCTGTGCAATACTGTGTTGTCTTGTCTTCAGTTTGGATAAGCTCCTAGACTCTGGGCTGTACACAGGGGAAATAACTGagctgacaggaagtccagggaGCGGGAAAACACAG GTGTGTCTTAGTGTTGCAGTCAATATATCCCACCAGCTGAAGCAGAGTGTGATTTACATCGACACAAATGGTGGCATATGTGCAAACCGACTTCTTCAGATGCTACAAACCAAGACCTCTAATATGGAAGAGCAG ATGGAGGCTCTTCAAAAAATCAAGGTATTCAGAGTATTTGATGTCTTCTCCTTGCTTTCATGCCTTCAAAATCTAAGATCTAATGGCCTTCAGAAG GCCTCTATTGGAGGTGGTTCAGTCAAAGCGCTGATGGTGGATTCAGTCTCTGCAGTGCTCTCATCCATGCTCGGAGGAAAACAAAATGAGG GTGACAAACCACGTGACCAAAGATGGAAATGGACAATTGAAAGCTGGACTTGGACAGTCATGGAGCTATGTTCCACGCACACGTGTACTCCTGCAGAGAGTGGAGAGCCCAGGAGCTTCGTCCACTAG
- the rad51d gene encoding DNA repair protein RAD51 homolog 4 isoform X2: protein MVVLREGICPGLNEDFIRALQAEDIRTVEDFVSSNPEELAQKCSLSYKALVAVRRVLLAQYTAFPVSGADLYEELLSSTAILSTGSPSLDKLLDSGLYTGEITELTGSPGSGKTQVCLSVAVNISHQLKQSVIYIDTNGGICANRLLQMLQTKTSNMEEQMEALQKIKVFRVFDVFSLLSCLQNLRSNGLQKASIGGGSVKALMVDSVSAVLSSMLGGKQNEGMSLLMQVAGELKMIAKDLNIAILVTNHVTKDGNGQLKAGLGQSWSYVPRTRVLLQRVESPGASSTSLRTATLTKSSRQSCHLVEEFDLCHWPEEMRTSISGKRKLESS from the exons ATGGTGGTCTTGAGAGAAGGTATCTGCCCTGGATTGAATGAAGACTTCATCAGAGCTTTACAGGCAGAAGACATCAGGACAG TTGAAGACTTTGTCTCATCTAACCCAGAAGAACTTGCACAAAAGTGTTCATTGTCTTATaag GCTCTAGTAGCTGTTCGGCGTGTGCTCTTGGCTCAGTACACTGCTTTTCCTGTCTCTGGAGCTGATCTCTATGAAGAGCTGTTGAGCTCCACTGCAATTCTGTCCACCGGCAGTCCCAG TTTGGATAAGCTCCTAGACTCTGGGCTGTACACAGGGGAAATAACTGagctgacaggaagtccagggaGCGGGAAAACACAG GTGTGTCTTAGTGTTGCAGTCAATATATCCCACCAGCTGAAGCAGAGTGTGATTTACATCGACACAAATGGTGGCATATGTGCAAACCGACTTCTTCAGATGCTACAAACCAAGACCTCTAATATGGAAGAGCAG ATGGAGGCTCTTCAAAAAATCAAGGTATTCAGAGTATTTGATGTCTTCTCCTTGCTTTCATGCCTTCAAAATCTAAGATCTAATGGCCTTCAGAAG GCCTCTATTGGAGGTGGTTCAGTCAAAGCGCTGATGGTGGATTCAGTCTCTGCAGTGCTCTCATCCATGCTCGGAGGAAAACAAAATGAGG GTATGTCGCTGCTGATGCAAGTTGCTGGGGAGTTGAAGATGATTGCAAAAGACCTCAATATTGCCATTCTG GTGACAAACCACGTGACCAAAGATGGAAATGGACAATTGAAAGCTGGACTTGGACAGTCATGGAGCTATGTTCCACGCACACGTGTACTCCTGCAGAGAGTGGAGAGCCCAGGAGCTTCGTCCACTAGCTTACGAACCGCAACTCTGACCAAATCATCACGACag TCTTGTCATCTGGTAGAGGAGTTTGATCTCTGTCACTGGCCTGAAGAGATGAGGACCTCCATTTCTGGCAAAAGGAAACTAGAAAGCAGTTAA
- the tmem248 gene encoding transmembrane protein 248 isoform X1 → MVLLLNPLENLKTYISNRPPLVIFMVSVSAVAIAFLTIGYFFKIKEIKSPEMTEDWNTFLLRFNEIDFCISENETLKHSLNESTTPESTVTSSQVRSSTQSPPLLEDPGPINISVAITLTLDPLRPFGGYSRNITHLYASVLGQQVGLAGREAHEEMNITFTLPVAWNSDDCILHGRCEQMVFSTCMTITAASNVFPVTVQPPHCVPETYSNATSWYKIFTTARDSDSKYTQEYNPFWCYKGAIGKVYHALNPKLTVIVPDDDRSLINLHLMHTSYFLFVMVITMFCYAVIKGRPGKVRQNNPDFCPEKVALSAG, encoded by the exons ATG GTGTTGTTGTTGAATCCACTGGAGAATCTTAAGACCTACATAAGTAATCGTCCGCCACTGGTCATTTTTATGGTCAGCGTCAGTGCTGTGGCCATTGCTTTCCTCACTATTGGATACTTTTTTAAGATCAAGGAGATCAAATCACCTGAGATGACCGAG GATTGGAACACCTTCCTTCTCCGATTCAACGAGATTGACTTTTGCATCTCGGAAAATGAGACGCTGAAGCACAGCTTGAACGAGTCCACTACACCAGAGAGCACAGTAACCAGCAGCCAGGTGCGATCCAGCACCCAGTCACCACCCCTCCTGGAGGACCCAGGGCCAATCAACATCTCTGTGGCCATCACACTGACCCTGGATCCATTGAGGCCATTTGGGGGATATTCACGTAATATTACCCACCTTTACGCCAGTGTGCTCGGGCAGCAAGTTGGCCTTGCtg GCAGAGAGGCCCATGAAGAGATGAATATCACCTTCACCCTGCCAGTAGCCTGGAACTCAGATGACTGTATTCTACACGGCCGTTGTGAGCAGATGGTCTTTAGCACCTGTATGACCATCACAGCAGCCAGTAATGTCTTCCCTGTCACAGT GCAGCCACCTCACTGTGTCCCAGAGACCTACAGCAATGCCACATCCTGGTACAAGATTTTCACCACAGCGCGAGACTCGGACTCTAAGTACACACAGGAATACAACCCATTCTGGTGTTACAAAGGTGCCATTGGGAAGGTGTATCACGCACTGAATCCCAAGCTCACTGTCATCGTTCCAGAT GATGATCGCTCTCTCATTAACCTGCACCTCATGCACACCAGCTACTTCCTGTTTGTGATGGTCATCACAATGTTCTGCTATGCAGTCATCAAGGGCAGGCCTGGCAAAGTTCGACAGAACAACCCAGATTTCTGTCCAGAAAAG
- the rad51d gene encoding DNA repair protein RAD51 homolog 4 isoform X1: MVVLREGICPGLNEDFIRALQAEDIRTVEDFVSSNPEELAQKCSLSYKALVAVRRVLLAQYTAFPVSGADLYEELLSSTAILSTGSPRFQPVHKSVFDINLIIRYFVFRLCAILCCLVFSLDKLLDSGLYTGEITELTGSPGSGKTQVCLSVAVNISHQLKQSVIYIDTNGGICANRLLQMLQTKTSNMEEQMEALQKIKVFRVFDVFSLLSCLQNLRSNGLQKASIGGGSVKALMVDSVSAVLSSMLGGKQNEGMSLLMQVAGELKMIAKDLNIAILVTNHVTKDGNGQLKAGLGQSWSYVPRTRVLLQRVESPGASSTSLRTATLTKSSRQSCHLVEEFDLCHWPEEMRTSISGKRKLESS, from the exons ATGGTGGTCTTGAGAGAAGGTATCTGCCCTGGATTGAATGAAGACTTCATCAGAGCTTTACAGGCAGAAGACATCAGGACAG TTGAAGACTTTGTCTCATCTAACCCAGAAGAACTTGCACAAAAGTGTTCATTGTCTTATaag GCTCTAGTAGCTGTTCGGCGTGTGCTCTTGGCTCAGTACACTGCTTTTCCTGTCTCTGGAGCTGATCTCTATGAAGAGCTGTTGAGCTCCACTGCAATTCTGTCCACCGGCAGTCCCAGGTTTCAACCAGTGCACAAATCTGTATTCGATATAAACCTAATAATAAGGTATTTTGTATTCAGGCTCTGTGCAATACTGTGTTGTCTTGTCTTCAGTTTGGATAAGCTCCTAGACTCTGGGCTGTACACAGGGGAAATAACTGagctgacaggaagtccagggaGCGGGAAAACACAG GTGTGTCTTAGTGTTGCAGTCAATATATCCCACCAGCTGAAGCAGAGTGTGATTTACATCGACACAAATGGTGGCATATGTGCAAACCGACTTCTTCAGATGCTACAAACCAAGACCTCTAATATGGAAGAGCAG ATGGAGGCTCTTCAAAAAATCAAGGTATTCAGAGTATTTGATGTCTTCTCCTTGCTTTCATGCCTTCAAAATCTAAGATCTAATGGCCTTCAGAAG GCCTCTATTGGAGGTGGTTCAGTCAAAGCGCTGATGGTGGATTCAGTCTCTGCAGTGCTCTCATCCATGCTCGGAGGAAAACAAAATGAGG GTATGTCGCTGCTGATGCAAGTTGCTGGGGAGTTGAAGATGATTGCAAAAGACCTCAATATTGCCATTCTG GTGACAAACCACGTGACCAAAGATGGAAATGGACAATTGAAAGCTGGACTTGGACAGTCATGGAGCTATGTTCCACGCACACGTGTACTCCTGCAGAGAGTGGAGAGCCCAGGAGCTTCGTCCACTAGCTTACGAACCGCAACTCTGACCAAATCATCACGACag TCTTGTCATCTGGTAGAGGAGTTTGATCTCTGTCACTGGCCTGAAGAGATGAGGACCTCCATTTCTGGCAAAAGGAAACTAGAAAGCAGTTAA
- the tmem248 gene encoding transmembrane protein 248 isoform X2, with protein MVSVSAVAIAFLTIGYFFKIKEIKSPEMTEDWNTFLLRFNEIDFCISENETLKHSLNESTTPESTVTSSQVRSSTQSPPLLEDPGPINISVAITLTLDPLRPFGGYSRNITHLYASVLGQQVGLAGREAHEEMNITFTLPVAWNSDDCILHGRCEQMVFSTCMTITAASNVFPVTVQPPHCVPETYSNATSWYKIFTTARDSDSKYTQEYNPFWCYKGAIGKVYHALNPKLTVIVPDDDRSLINLHLMHTSYFLFVMVITMFCYAVIKGRPGKVRQNNPDFCPEKVALSAG; from the exons ATGGTCAGCGTCAGTGCTGTGGCCATTGCTTTCCTCACTATTGGATACTTTTTTAAGATCAAGGAGATCAAATCACCTGAGATGACCGAG GATTGGAACACCTTCCTTCTCCGATTCAACGAGATTGACTTTTGCATCTCGGAAAATGAGACGCTGAAGCACAGCTTGAACGAGTCCACTACACCAGAGAGCACAGTAACCAGCAGCCAGGTGCGATCCAGCACCCAGTCACCACCCCTCCTGGAGGACCCAGGGCCAATCAACATCTCTGTGGCCATCACACTGACCCTGGATCCATTGAGGCCATTTGGGGGATATTCACGTAATATTACCCACCTTTACGCCAGTGTGCTCGGGCAGCAAGTTGGCCTTGCtg GCAGAGAGGCCCATGAAGAGATGAATATCACCTTCACCCTGCCAGTAGCCTGGAACTCAGATGACTGTATTCTACACGGCCGTTGTGAGCAGATGGTCTTTAGCACCTGTATGACCATCACAGCAGCCAGTAATGTCTTCCCTGTCACAGT GCAGCCACCTCACTGTGTCCCAGAGACCTACAGCAATGCCACATCCTGGTACAAGATTTTCACCACAGCGCGAGACTCGGACTCTAAGTACACACAGGAATACAACCCATTCTGGTGTTACAAAGGTGCCATTGGGAAGGTGTATCACGCACTGAATCCCAAGCTCACTGTCATCGTTCCAGAT GATGATCGCTCTCTCATTAACCTGCACCTCATGCACACCAGCTACTTCCTGTTTGTGATGGTCATCACAATGTTCTGCTATGCAGTCATCAAGGGCAGGCCTGGCAAAGTTCGACAGAACAACCCAGATTTCTGTCCAGAAAAG